The Haliaeetus albicilla chromosome 9, bHalAlb1.1, whole genome shotgun sequence genomic sequence ctgggttttatCATGTTCTTGCCCTATAAGATGTCAGTGTTAATGCAAACTGTTGCACCTGTCACTGCTGGTTCTGTAAATAATTTCTCAATGGTACatctttttcaaagcaatttgaACAATTAAAAATTCAACCACATTAAACTCACACACATACCTTTAATCCGAGTCTGTCAAATGCATGGTCTTGGAGCTGAATGCATACAGACTTCTGgttcagcattttaaaactgacGCATAGTGCTGGTCTGGATGCCTTCCACATAAGGTCAATAGCAGTTGAGAAGTCCTTCATGAACTCCCTGAATCTTTCTGCAATTCCTCTTCTGTGACTCAAAGCCCCAGCTGGATTTGGTTGAGGGagcttgcttctttcttttgttttggggtttccACCACTTCTGGGCCATGAAGTACAGGAAGGTGTGTTTCTATTCTGAGATCATGGATTGAACACATTGTCCAAGAGCAAAGTATTGCAATGCAAAGTATCGCAAAGTAATGCAGACTGACTGCTTTATAGCCAGGTCCTATTTATCAGAAATGCTTATCTCATGGACTTCATCCCAGTTTTGCAACCAGACATAGTTGTTACGCTCATCCACAGCTCCAAATAGTGTAATTTGTGTAGCTGGAGTTTGGTGTGctgagaaaaagaggaagactgCCTGTAGCTCACCTTGCAACTAGCTGGAGGCCAGCAAAAAGACAGATACATGTCTGGTGAAGCAAATTCTGTACCTTATGCCTCATGCTCTGCCTTTGAGGTATAGCAAAGCAGGTCAGGGACAGCCTGGCCATGATAACCTACACAGCATCCTTTGCCTGGATGAAGGCAGGAATCCTGTTGGTGGTGTGTAGAGCACCCACTCCAGTTTTCTCAGCTGCCTCTTGGCACAGCACAACGCTTTCATCAGAGAAACGGGGTCAGCTGCCACCACCAGAATGCCAACAGCTGGACTGCAGGTGTCTGCCCATCTGTACTGGGATGAAGGGCTGTTTTCAGGGGGCTGGGGTGATACAGCAGCACCTCACAGCCTGCACAAACACAGGGGAGTGCTCTTGGATGGCCTATGTTGGGGGAGCCAAGCATAAATCAGCACCTCAGGCCCACACAAACACAGCATAAGGCCCTTGGAAGGACAATTTCAGGCCAAGTGATAGAGCAGTGCTTCAGGCCTGTGCAGGTACAGCACAGCACCCTTAAAAGGACCCATTTTGAAAGCTAGGTGACATAGCACAACGCTCTTGAAGGGCCAATTTCACGAGGCTGGGGATCGGGCAGTAGCTCAGACACTGCATAGCACTCTTGGAGAGCCGATTTTGAAGACCAGGTGATACAGCAGCACCCCAAACCTGCACCAACCTGGCGCAGCACTCTTGGAGGGCCGATCTGGTGAAGCCAGAGAGAGGTCATACCCTCCGACCTGCCCCGATTTGCTCTCGGAAAGCCGATTTTGGAGGCCGGGAATACGGCATCGCCTCAGACCCGGACACGCACGGCACAGCGCCCCGCGAGCCGCGCACGCGACGTCGCCTCAGCCGCCTCCAAGGCGGGAAGACGGCGCCGGAAGCCTgcgcgcggcggggcggggcaaGGGGCGGGGCCCGCGCGGAGGCGGGGGGTAacgccgcgggggcggggccaaCGGCCTGCAGCGCCGCTTCGCGCACGCGCACGACCTGGGCGCCACTTTCGGGGGGCGGTGGTGGGACGCggcgcagcgcgcatgcgctCTGCTCTACGGAAGCCTGCGGGCCGCCTTTAAAGGCGCGACGGTGGCGGCGGCTCCGGCCTAcagggagggctggagggggtCCCGTCCGCCGGCCGGGGGTGAGGGCGGGATGGCGGCGCCGTGAGGATCTCGGTGAGCCCTTCACCTCGGCGGTCGGCGATGGGCAGGGCGGGAGCCTGAGGCCCGTAGCGGCGGGAGGTTGCGCTTGCATCAGGGCGGGAAAGCGGCCTTGGGGCGGGCTGGAGGGGTCGGGGCTCGTGTATGAGGGGAGAAGGGGCTGAGGGTGaggagggggctgtggggcaggcgTGTGGAGGATCGGGGCCCGTGGGGCAGGCTCAGCGGGTTATGGAGGCCGTTGAGGGCTGGGAGACCGGGTCCCAGATGGGGAGGCAGCTGTAGGGCAGGCctgggagagagaggggaggatTGAGGCCTCTGAGAGGCCTCATGTGCCACACCGGGCGTAAGGCACAGGGCCCACAGGCGACTGGGTATGGCTCAGTGTCTCCTCTCTTGCTTGCAGCACGCACGGAGCAGGCTGGATGCCCACAGGCAGCCGGACACTATCACAGGCTGTCCGGGTACTCGGCAGGGGCACAGGACTTTTCTCTCCACACACACAGGTTTCTCTGCCAAGACCCTACCTTTGCTGTGTTGGCCTTCCCGAGGCCAGCCCCAGTTACTGGTCCCAGCTGCTGTTACGGCGTGTATCTCTCCAGTCCACAGACAGAAACCAGggtggcagtgctggggctttccatttctccctgcttttgaACACTTGGCTTCGCCAGgcctgcacagcagcagaggacaTGGCAGAGCAGAGGTACTGCGTAGATTATGCTAAGCGTGGCACGGCAGGCTGCAAGAAATGCAAGGAGAAGATTGTGAAAGGAATGGTGCGCATTGGAAAGATTGTTCCCAATCCTTTCACGGAGTCTGGTGGGGACATGAAGGAGTGGTACCATGTGAAGTGCATGTTTGAGAAGCTAGAGAAGGCCCGGGCCACCACAAAGAAAATTGAAGACATCACAGACTTGGAAGGGTGGGAAGAACTACAAGATGGGGAGAAAGAATTAATCAACAAGCACATCTCAGGTGAGACACAAGGCAGCATCTGGGTCACTCTtctattttacttgttttcaggGTATGCCACTGATTGCCACACAGCCATCTCTTTGCCACAAAATCCTCACTGATGTATTAGTATGACCTAGCGACAAAGTGGGTAGTACTGCACAAATGTGTGTCTCAGCTCTATAGGAAAGGGAAGACATAGTCACTTCTGCAACAGTACTTCTTAATTAATTTGTCACAACTGATTATGGAGGAGGTCTAGGTGATTTAATTCATGTGCAGAGATGGGCAGATAAATCCCAGGAGGTAGCAGCagttattttccatttgcagcttttttcccATGATCTTTAGTAAACTATGTAGTCTTTTAACTTTTGATATCTGAAAaatcttccttcatttttttctcctccatccccagtTCTTTTAAGACTTGCTTGTTGCATTATATCCTACATAATATGTTGATGGATGTATAAGATTATTTCTGACTGCTGGTTTGAACCTTGCTGTTTTACAGAAGCTAATTCCAAGGCTGCAAGTACACCGAAGAAAAAAGTGATAGTCCAAGCCAAGCTCACTGCCACAGGACAACTAACTACAAAAGATCCATTAGCTCTCATTGCTCCATCACCAAAGAAGTTCTCTGGCTTCACAGGTAAGACTTAAGAAACTGATTCTGGGAAATCCTTCTCTTCTAATATCAGTATCAGAGGCATGTTAACTTGGTTCAGATCAGCAGCTTTTTATCTATAGAAGATAGTTTAGTTTTAATTAcgttttttaaaatctggtttGCCAAAAACTGTTAGTGCTTTCTTAGGCTGTCAGTCTTGAAGAACTGATGTTTGAGTTTCTAGTATTTCCAAGGAAACAAAGTTTATGCAGTAACCCACTTTGTCAGGCTGACTCCACTACTCCCTTAGTCCATTGGCCAATTTCAATCAAACTGCGAAGGTGTAGACTAAAGATATCCCATGTGGAGCtcaaaatctgtaaaaaaaatggTTGTGAGGGATTCCCGGTTGCAGTGTTCATGGACAAGAAAACTTACTCCTCAGCAGCTTATCCTGAGAAACAGCTGCCAGCAGGACACTCAGTGTGTGAGCACTGACTGGCCTGACACAGATATGTAGCTCTGAACCGCTCAGGGCACGTGTTGCCACATACACAGCCAAAGAGATGAGAAAGTGTATGGTTGTTAGTATTATGAGAGAGGAGGGGATGGGAACATTTTTTGCCCCATTTTAGAAATGATCTTAGGAAAACATCTTGCTGTGAAGGGCAAAGGCCtataaagtagaaataaaacagaagcatCTGCCAGCAGGAGTTCCTTTTCACCAAGGTGTAATCATATTTGTCTGGCAGAATTAAGGTCCAGAAAAATTCTGATCTATGTGAAGAgcaaaactaatgaaaaaatagtttagaattttttttaatggtaattGAAATTTAAAGTCACAAATTTTGGCATAGCACACATCACTATTCAGTTCTGAAGCTTTGCCAGTATACTGGGATTGTTCTTTTCAGCTTGCCAAGCAGAGGTGGCTTCAGCTTCAAAATTTGCACCATATTGTACTTGTTAAAAAAGCAACTTCTTATGTCTTTGATGCAGCCAAGCCAAAGAATTCAGAAGATATCTCTGCAAACTTTTCCCACAAGTCTAGCCTATCTGCAAAAAAATGTGATCCGAAGCACAAAGACTGCTTGCTGCGAGAGTTCAGGAAGCTTTGTGCCATGGTTGCTGAAAAGCCTAGCTATAATGTGAAAACACAGATCATCCAGGATTTTCTGAAGAAGGGATCTGGAGGAGGTATGATTCCTGCTTGGCATTCTCAGCATATGAAAGCCCTCTCAAAATCAATCTCAAAGTATTACTTCAAAAGCAAGGGTGAAATAAAATCTGATTGCTGTGTAGTCCAAGCTGTGTGCTGTGATGATTTCTGAACTATGGAGATAATGTTTGCAAAGTGAACTGTTTATCTAAATAACAAATTCAGATAAGAAAGTCTCAGTCTAGGATTGCAGGGAAAGTTTGTAGGTGCTGCCAAACTTAGGGCTGTGGGATCAGATTTGGAGGACATCTGTGGGTGTTTCCTCTAAGAAGTCTTCTTTCATGTGAAGTAGAACAGCATGGTGGAAAGAGGAAGCCCCAAatacatttggtttttttttttccccaggctcATGCTAATGGGCACAAACAACCAGAGCCTGTATGTGAAGATAAATTGTGACAGTTTCTAAtagtctgtgctttttttcccagatggTTTTCATGGTGATGTATACCTGACCATTAAGCTGCTGTTGCCAGGCGTCATTAAAATTGTTTACAACTTGAATGATAAGCAGATTGTAAAGCTGTTTAGTAGGATTTTTAACTGCAGCCAAGAAGAAATGGTCCGGGACCTGGAACAGGTGAGTGCAGACACCAgttcttttaatttctgctgttcAGTCCCTTGGTATGGAAAttctgtaatgtttttttttcactcctaTTTCAAAGGTTGTTAGCTTGACTGTTAGAATGGGAGTTGGTGAtttgggggctggaggggttttttttgtgctttagCAGTTTTCATAGCCCTTTCTGCCATCTGGAACCTTTAGAAAATATTGTTTGAACAGAAAGCAAGATATGAATTCACCTGCAAAACTTTAGAAAGCAAGACTAAAATATCTAGGCAAGTTGGGCTGCACCCGCTTTGTCTGAACTGCTTTGTTTAGTGTATTCCTATGTAACTGGTCTATAATACTTTTTTTGTAACATCACATATCAAAAACTGTGGTTCACTTAACAGATCTGTTACTGTGAGCTTAAGTTGGTTCATACAATTAAGATACACTCATAAAATTGCAAGTGCTCACATGGGCATTTAATTCCTGTGCATAGGAGTTGGTAATTGATTATGCACACTTCTGATTCattgcaaaatggaaaaaatgggTGAATTAGATAGTGAAGCTAATTCTTTCACCTCTGTTTATTGCCTTGGTATATGCTGGCTTCTAGTGACATCACTAGACTCTTTCAGATCCTTGGATTTACAAGTAGATTCATCCTGATGAAATAAAGGGTCTGTGATGCCGTAGCAGTGAAAAACAGGGCAATAAGATGATACTGGTACTCTTACCATTTTTTGCACATGAAGCAGCTGAGAAGCTTTATTCTGTGTCATGGCAacttttttctaatatttgaTTCCAATTCCTTCATGCAATCCCAGGATCATTCCTGTGCTTTATCCTACTTACTGGAACCATGTTGAATCCCCAGTGGCATCTCCATTCTCTAGCCATAGCTCTGATCCACACCCTTATTTTGTTTTTGGAGACAGGGAGATGTTTCCGAGACCATACGCCTCTTCTTTGAACAGAGCAAGTCTTGTCCTCCAGCAGCCAAAAGTCTCCTGACCATCCAAGAGGTAGATGATTTCCTCATCCAGCTATCAAAGCTTACTAAGGAAGATGACCAGCAAAGTGTGCTGCAACATATCACTCGCAGGTAAGGAAAGTAATTGGCCTCTGAAGGTTTACCCTAAAACTAGGAGTGGTTATCTACATATCACAAGCTGGAACAGGTGAAAAACTAACCGTAAGCCACAGAGACTGAACTTAACGTCTGTAAGCTGGTATTTGTGGTTTGATTAAGACACCTTGATTGCTGACCAGCAATGGAGAACATGTATGGCTCCTGTTTGTGCCAGAGAATTTTATCCTTGCCTGTCAAGACACTGTTCAATCGGTACTAAACAAGTGGCTTGCAGAACTGCCTTAATGGTACTTAGCTGTTAATTAAGTTACTGTTCTTGGGTATGTTGGGAAAAGCCTTCAAGCCATTTAGACACGTTGAAGATTCTTGGTCTGGCTCACTTTCTGTTGATCTGAGGCTGAGGATGTTACAATCACTTACTCTTGATACATTAATTAAGTGAATTTTGCAAGGTATGTCAGCACTGAGGCAGAATTAATACTGGCATTCAAACATAAAGATGCTAAAAAGCCTTTTGGATATTCTCATGTGCCTCTGAGATGTCACTAGTAACGTGTCCTCATTTGAGTTTAAACCCTAAAGAAGGGGAGGACCTTTTTGTACAGAGGCCTGgatcagtttcttttttccagctggaaagTAGTTCAATTAAATGTCTACCATCTCTGAATCTTCTCTCGCACTTCAGATGTACGGGCAATGACCTGAAATGCATCATCAGGCTAATCAAGCATGACTTGAAAATGAATGCTGGAGCAAAGCATGTGTAAGTCTTACCTTTCATTGTGAGATAAAACCAGAAGTGGGCATTAGCCTCATaagccaggagcagcagacCTGAGGTTGATGCTTggtttccctcctctcctcaaTTAAGGTTGGATGCTTTGGATCCCAATGCTTACGAGGCGTTCAAAGCATCACGCAACCTCCAGGATGTGGTAGAGCGAGTCCTGAAGAACCAGCAGGAGGCTGAGAAGATGCCAGGTCTGAAGCGAACCCTCAGTGTGCAGGCCTCTCTGATGACCCCGGTTCAGCCCATGCTGGTAATGTTGGCTCCCCTGCAATGGTAACCTTCAGCCGAGCAAGAGATGGAGCTCTCATATGTACTGTCAGAGGCCCTCACCTTTAAGAATCAGTAGATGGATAAGTGACTGTGTGTAGTATGAGCTAACAGTGTGCAGTGCTGATTTTTATGTTTAATGCCATTTTATAAAGTGTTTTCTACGAAGAGGCCAGTATTCAATGTACTCAGTACTTGCACCTTCAGTGCCATTGCAAAAGCTAAAATCTTGACTTGCTTTCAGTCCAGAagtgacttttttgtttgttttctgtcattccAGAAGTTGATCCTTTCTCTGGAAATAGCATGAGCTTTCCATTGGATTAGAGATTCAAataagtttggtttttttgtttgaacaAATCTGAGTTAAATATCTACTTCTGAGCTAGGCGCACTCCTCCAAAAGGCACAGTGCTTACAGCTTTAAGTATTTGGAGGAGATAAGCACTGAAAACCTGTAATTATCTGGGCATATGCAAATGATTCTAAGTAAATGAGtaattaagaaaaggaaaacttggACTGGATATGAGAGACCCTGGACAAAATGATCTACAAAGGAACTGGTAGTTGATTCATGAACTTTGTAAGAGTagctttatatttaaatatatcatGTGAGCTTGTTTGGAACTTGTCTCTCTCCACCTTTCTAAGGCTGAAGCCTGCAAGTCAATTGAGTATGCCATGAAGAAGTGCCCAAATGGCATGTATGCAGAGATCAAATATGATGGCGAGCGGGTGCAGGTCCATAAAAATGGAGATCATTTCAGCTACTTCAGCAGAAGCCTCAAACCTGTCCTCCCACATAAAGTAAGCACCTACAAACTGTCTTTTCTGTTGTGCCAGCTCCTCTATAAACACAACTGAATTTCACAACAGTTTCCATAGGCCAGGAGGATAACTTCTGTTGTAGagttttttcctaatttatgTAGATACTTGGAATCTGGAAAAGCAACACTTAATAGAGTTGTAATCAATTAGTTTTAGTGGACATTAAGAACTTGAAACTAAAGTTAAGCTATCTGCCTTAGAGTCCTCTTTATGCACTGCATTTTGGGAGGCTTGATGCCAGTTGGGTGACTTGGTTATATTTGTTCAAGactcatttttccatttgtagACTGTGCTGTCTGTACCACAGTAGAAAGTAAAGCTAGTGCAGATACGCCTACATGTGCCTCAGACACGCTTCTGGAGGAAACATCTGCATTGGAGTGAGTCCTTCTCTTCAGCCAGtagatgtatttttcttttctttttttttttttttcccaaggtaGCCCATTTTAAGGACTTCATCCCAAAGGCTTTCCCTGGTGGGCAAAGTATGATCCTGGATTCAGAAGTTCTTCTGATTGACAACAAAACTGGCAAGCCACTTCCTTTTGGGACTCTTGGTGTGCACAAggtaaagagaagaaaaaaataaaaatcctttgtTGTGGTTGGAGGCTATTACTCTGCTGACTTAAAATGCACTAGCATGTGATCTGTTATCACAGGATAGTTTAAAAAATCTGGTGCTTGCTAGagcatctggggaaaaaaataagatccCTGAGAAGGCTGATATTAATGAAAAAGGTACTGCTCTAATACAATATATTTGATATTAACCTGATCACTAGCAGAACATCAGCTTGAGATAAATGTTAAAAACACCTTGGAAAATCTTGCAACTCTGTCATTGCTTATCATTGCTTGAGCAATGTATGACAGACTTGAAGATGACAATGATGTCCGTATGAATGTAGTGCTTATGTCTAGACTAAATGGTTGTAAGGAAGAGgacagtaaaatgaaaattaaactgtaaGTGCTTTAACTTAAAGTAGCCATTAATCTGAAGTCTCTGGAAcgcttgttggttttttgttgcaGCAGTAGTGATGGTTGTTACATGGCCCAAAGTCATTAATATTTGTGGCGTTATTTCCCTGTCACTAGGAAATTAGCATGTTTTATCTTCTTAGTTTCTGTTTTGACACATTCAGTCTAAATCTTAATTCTCAGAATACTTCTGTCTTTTAGAAGAGGCCTAAGCTCATTATAACTAAAAGATTATGGAGATAAAAATAcatccttttgtttctgttagtTTTCTAATACTCCATATTGCTGCTCGCTACAACTGCAGATTTCTGTTAATCCATCTTAATTgtctttcagaaagctgctttccaaGATGCCAACGTTTGCTTGTTTGTGTTTGACTGCATCTATTTCAATGACATCAGCCTGATGGACAGGTATGTGTCTGGCATAGTGTGAGAGTAGCCTGACCGGTTTCCCAGCATGAACTTGCTGGAACACACTACCACTGCAGAGGGAGCAGTTCACATTGGCTGTTAAGACTGGCCATTTACCCCTGTAAAATCAAGACAGCATGGGAGAATCCTTGCTGTGCTAAAGAGTTTCACTGCGGAGCTCCATCTTGCTCTGCAGTTCTAAAATATCAGGATTAACTGCATTTCAGCTGAACTGAGTGTGGTTCAGTACCCAGCTCATCTTACATCCTCTGAAACTAAATGCACTCTTAACACAAAAATTCTTTCTGGAGGAAAGTAAGAATTG encodes the following:
- the LIG3 gene encoding DNA ligase 3 isoform X2, translated to MPTGSRTLSQAVRVLGRGTGLFSPHTQSTDRNQGGSAGAFHFSLLLNTWLRQACTAAEDMAEQRYCVDYAKRGTAGCKKCKEKIVKGMVRIGKIVPNPFTESGGDMKEWYHVKCMFEKLEKARATTKKIEDITDLEGWEELQDGEKELINKHISEANSKAASTPKKKVIVQAKLTATGQLTTKDPLALIAPSPKKFSGFTAKPKNSEDISANFSHKSSLSAKKCDPKHKDCLLREFRKLCAMVAEKPSYNVKTQIIQDFLKKGSGGDGFHGDVYLTIKLLLPGVIKIVYNLNDKQIVKLFSRIFNCSQEEMVRDLEQGDVSETIRLFFEQSKSCPPAAKSLLTIQEVDDFLIQLSKLTKEDDQQSVLQHITRRCTGNDLKCIIRLIKHDLKMNAGAKHVLDALDPNAYEAFKASRNLQDVVERVLKNQQEAEKMPGLKRTLSVQASLMTPVQPMLAEACKSIEYAMKKCPNGMYAEIKYDGERVQVHKNGDHFSYFSRSLKPVLPHKVAHFKDFIPKAFPGGQSMILDSEVLLIDNKTGKPLPFGTLGVHKKAAFQDANVCLFVFDCIYFNDISLMDRPLCERRKFLHDNMVEIPNRILFSEMKHVTKASDLADMITRVIREGLEGLVLKDTKGNYEPGKRHWLKVKKDYLNEGAMADTADLVVLGAFYGQGSKGGMMSIFLMGCYDPKSEKWCTVTKCSGGHDDATLARLQTELDMVKISKDPSKIPRWLKINKIYYPDFIVPDPKKAPVWEITGAEFSKAEAHTADGISIRFPRCTRIRDDKDWKTATNLQQLKELYQLSKEKADFSVAAGEEDESTAGSSGENEGNSRSSTPHSTIKTPPSKSPAKAQKPEESKAVIGSPEKSEEKRGEKRKASEMDDNGKKTLLDIFTGVKLYLSPSVKDFDKIRRYFIAYDGDLVPEFDTASATHVIGDIDENPGAKRVSPNWIWECIRKRRLVAPC
- the LIG3 gene encoding DNA ligase 3 isoform X1 produces the protein MPTGSRTLSQAVRVLGRGTGLFSPHTQVSLPRPYLCCVGLPEASPSYWSQLLLRRVSLQSTDRNQGGSAGAFHFSLLLNTWLRQACTAAEDMAEQRYCVDYAKRGTAGCKKCKEKIVKGMVRIGKIVPNPFTESGGDMKEWYHVKCMFEKLEKARATTKKIEDITDLEGWEELQDGEKELINKHISEANSKAASTPKKKVIVQAKLTATGQLTTKDPLALIAPSPKKFSGFTAKPKNSEDISANFSHKSSLSAKKCDPKHKDCLLREFRKLCAMVAEKPSYNVKTQIIQDFLKKGSGGDGFHGDVYLTIKLLLPGVIKIVYNLNDKQIVKLFSRIFNCSQEEMVRDLEQGDVSETIRLFFEQSKSCPPAAKSLLTIQEVDDFLIQLSKLTKEDDQQSVLQHITRRCTGNDLKCIIRLIKHDLKMNAGAKHVLDALDPNAYEAFKASRNLQDVVERVLKNQQEAEKMPGLKRTLSVQASLMTPVQPMLAEACKSIEYAMKKCPNGMYAEIKYDGERVQVHKNGDHFSYFSRSLKPVLPHKVAHFKDFIPKAFPGGQSMILDSEVLLIDNKTGKPLPFGTLGVHKKAAFQDANVCLFVFDCIYFNDISLMDRPLCERRKFLHDNMVEIPNRILFSEMKHVTKASDLADMITRVIREGLEGLVLKDTKGNYEPGKRHWLKVKKDYLNEGAMADTADLVVLGAFYGQGSKGGMMSIFLMGCYDPKSEKWCTVTKCSGGHDDATLARLQTELDMVKISKDPSKIPRWLKINKIYYPDFIVPDPKKAPVWEITGAEFSKAEAHTADGISIRFPRCTRIRDDKDWKTATNLQQLKELYQLSKEKADFSVAAGEEDESTAGSSGENEGNSRSSTPHSTIKTPPSKSPAKAQKPEESKAVIGSPEKSEEKRGEKRKASEMDDNGKKTLLDIFTGVKLYLSPSVKDFDKIRRYFIAYDGDLVPEFDTASATHVIGDIDENPGAKRVSPNWIWECIRKRRLVAPC